A part of Botrytis cinerea B05.10 chromosome 2, complete sequence genomic DNA contains:
- the Bcotu1 gene encoding Bcotu1, protein MPRMRVRGPEGTSTITLPDDAKISDLISEITLKTSLSNFDIKYGYPPKPLLLSQSEPSLPLSKLNVKLNGEQLTISSREERRSGGSPKSTSPSNSKASSVPPQVKDRQTAEAKSFSFSGMHGDAKNTSNSAPPVSLSRKRGIDGDVPEIPIPELQATLVLRVMPDDNSCLFRAFGTAVLPGDDLSMPELRSVVASTIQGKPELYSKVVLEQEPDDYCRWIQTSDAWGGAIEMGILAEAFGIEVVCIDVQSLSVHKFHESGSNNRCVLVYSGIHYDMLALSPFSSTPENDIRVFDKSDDTIIAKAVELCSKLREKHYYTDTGGMAIKCKDCGVIIHGETQAAAHAQQLGHYNMAEVDT, encoded by the exons ATGCCGCGCATGCGAGTTCGAGGACCCGAAGGGACATCCACCATAACTCTTCCCGACGATGCAAAAATCAGTGATCTTATATCCGAGATCACCTTGAAGACATCTCTCTCGAATTTCGATATTAAATATGGTTACCCTCCAAAACCGCTTCTCCTTTCTCAGAGCGAGCCTTCATTACCTCTGAGCAAGTTGAACGTCAAGTTGAATGGCGAACAACTTACCATCAGTTCGAGAGAAGAACGGAGATCTGGGGGATCGCCAAAGTCGACTTCCCCTTCTAATTCCAAAGCCTCATCTGTCCCTCCTCAAGTAAAAGATAGACAAACCGCAGAGGCAAagtcattttctttctctggtaTGCATGGTGATGCGAAAAACACATCGAATTCTGCACCTCCTGTGTCTCTTTCGCGTAAGAGAGGTATCGATGGAGATGTGCCTGAGATTCCAATTCCGGAACTTCAGGCTACACTTG TTCTCCGTGTCATGCCAGACGATAATTCATGTCTTTTCCGGGCTTTTGGAACGGCAGTCCTTCCTGGTGATGACCTTTCTATGCCTGAGCTTCGATCCGTCGTTGCTTCTACTATTCAAGGCAAGCCCGAACTTTATAGCAAAGTTGTATTAGAACAAGAACCCGATGACTACTGTCGCTGGATTCAAACCTCTGATGCTTGGGGCGGAGCTATTGAGATGGGCATTTTGGCCGAGGCCTTTGGTATAGAAGTTGTTTGTATCGATGTTCAA TCCCTCTCCGTCCACAAATTTCACGAATCCGGCTCTAATAACAGATGTGTCCTGGTCTATTCTGGAATCCACTATGACATGCTAGCcctttcccccttctcctcaaCCCCCGAAAATGACATTCGAGTTTTCGACAAGTCCGACGATACCATAATAGCCAAGGCGGTAGAATTATGCTCAAAATTAAGAGAAAAGCATTATTATACTGATACAGGAGGGATGGCTATCAAGTGTAAAGATTGTGGCGTGATTATCCATGGGGAAACGCAAGCGGCAGCTCATGCGCAGCAGTTGGGTCATTACAACATGGCTGAGGTTGATACTTGA
- the Bccog3 gene encoding Bccog3, translated as MYEDAWYSFVPETNSKKDHVASQTSQHRRKESLLQQTNGNNQMLEQNSPMLGIYEDEPLSKDPPKATLAKRAKSYSDFYEVAMSYINKETNEGKTQNERDTEGEEPATPLFEERYSALEDELVDGSLEEYQLYLDQLVLSERHLDTLLSDTTSALDTLASLSESFKNVEAQTTAFQAQCEDLLEEQKRIRELADEVGTDLQYYAYLEPLTRRLNAPGAGRLVKNGDFLDMLENLNSCIEFMDQHPNYKDSTVYKTRYTTLLDKALNLVQVAFSNSLREVSDDASKQLKAKEQTETNQYILLYGKYESARESLGLSIERLLTTDEFAFGRRGDVDRTPYIQQWHNLYQQLLESYIRSRDPVGPLVLKNLQKISTTSPLPDKEFELFARRSVQYVFDTCQNELKLATKFFQNGPLMADYPPPPILWNMPNIYLEKLEESCLSHVKILHGFLTPYLSNGDLHRVCDLVTWLGDTFISTEAHEDESRDGQRLAAQVLLGVHLWPLADQLFIMEARKLEQFKPSVEDLKIMSPNSAKLSNEKAIPTSGLRVDTNLKPLQESTSVEAGISNAFPTVKTAVSLLVLYNESMHERTLKKGDVLYEIVHQTTESLQRAATIIKRSSNNIMDAQLFLIKNLMLIENLFMTHEIPDSIRQSAELDFTPLWETLKELQSRHQVFNPLAYIRPMIKGQLLPAVVDKLLDARKELEKVLVQQITAFTKHWQARLSEKDPRKRDQVLKAERELDILLESVFDEETTRAALLRMIKGGEEY; from the exons ATGTACGAAGATGCGTGGTACAGTTTTGTACCGGAaacaaattccaaaaagGATCATGTCGCCTCGCAGACATCACAACATCGTCGCAAAGAATCTCTTTTGCAGCAAACTAAT GGTAACAACCAAATGTTGGAGCAGAACTCTCCAATGCTAGGGATATATGAGGATGAACCTTTATCGAAAGACCCTCCGAAAGCTACATTGGCAAAAAGAGCAAAATCATATAGCGATTTCTACGAAGTAGCTATGTCATATATAAACAAGGAAACGAATGAGGGAAAGACACAAAACGAGCGTGATACCGAAGGGGAAGAACCTGCGACCCCTCTTTTTGAGGAGCGGTACAGTGCGCTTGAGGATGAACTCGTGGATGGAAGCCTCGAGGAATACCA ATTATATCTAGACCAATTGGTTTTATCTGAGCGTCATCTTGACACTCTTTTAAGTGATACCACGAGCGCATTGGATACGCTTGCCAGTCTTTCCGAATCGTTCAAGAATGTCGAAGCACAAACGACAGCCTTTCAAGCCCAATGTGAAGATCTTTTGGAAGAACAAAAACGTATACGTGAATTGGCAGATGAAGTTGGAACGGATTTGCAATACTATGCTTATCTTGAACCTCTGACTCGACGCTTGAATGCTCCAGGCGCTGGAAGGCTGGTTAAAAACGGTGACTTCTTGGATATGTTAGAGAATCTTAATTCTTGTATTGAGTTTATGGATCAACAT CCAAACTATAAAGACTCGACAGTGTATAAGACTCGCTACACGACGCTTTTAGATAAAGCTCTCAACCTCGTCCAAGTTgctttctcaaattctctaCGTGAAGTATCAGATGATGCCTCAAAACAATTAAAAGCCAAAGAACAAACGGAgacaaatcaatatattcttctcTATGGCAAGTACGAATCTGCTAGGGAAAGTTTAGGCCTTTCGATTGAACGGCTTTTGACGACTGATGAATTTGCGtttgggagaagaggagatgtGGACCGAACGCCATACATCCAACAATGGCATAACCTCTATCAACAATTGCTTGAGTCCTACATAAGATCCCGTGATCCTGTTGGACCCCTTGTTCtcaaaaatcttcaaaaaatTTCAACTACTTCACCTCTCCCTGACAAAGAGTTTGAATTATTCGCTAGACGATCTGTGCAATATGTCTTCGATACATGTCAGAATGAGTTAAAATTAGCAACTAAGTTCTTTCAGAATGGGCCTCTGATGGCCGATTATCCTCCACCTCCTATTTTGTGGAATATGCCTAATATATACCTCGAGAAACTCGAGGAGAGTTGTCTGTCTCATGTAAAGATACTCCATGGCTTTCTAACCCCATATTTGAGCAATGGTGACTTGCATCGAGTTTGCGACTTGGTTACTTGGCTGGGTgatacttttatttcaacAGAGGCACACGAAGATGAGAGTCGTGATGGACAAAGATTGGCTGCACAGGTCTTATTGGGCGTTCATCTCTGGCCACTAGCTGATCAACTTTTTATCATGGAGGCAAGAAAACTTGAGCAGTTCAAACCATCTGTGGAGGATCTCAAGATCATGTCGCCAAATTCTGCGAAGTTATCCAATGAGAAAGCCATTCCAACTAGTGGCTTGCGAGTTGATACAAATCTTAAGCCTCTCCAAGAAAGCACATCTGTTGAGGCTGGTATTTCAAATGCCTTTCCAACAGTAAAGACGGCGGTTAGTTTACTCGTTTTGTACAACGAAAGCATGCATGAGAGAACA CTCAAGAAAGGTGATGTTCTCTACGAAATTGTGCATCAAACTACCGAATCTCTCCAGAGAGCCGCAACAATCATAAAGCGAAGTTCGAATAACATAATGGATGCACAGCTGTTCCTCATCAAAAATTTGATGCTTATTGAGAACCTGTTCATGACTCACGAGATTCCAGACTCAATCCGTCAATCCGCCGAACTCGACTTCACTCCTCTTTGGGAGACGCTCAAAGAACTTCAATCCCGCCACCAAGTGTTCAACCCCCTTGCATATATCAGGCCAATGATCAAAGGCCAATTACTTCCTGCTGTGGTTGATAAATTATTAGATGCTAGGAAGGAATTAGAAAAGGTGTTGGTACAACAGATTACGGCTTTTACCAAGCACTGGCAAGCGAGGTTGTCGGAGAAGGATCCTAGGAAGAGAGACCAGGTGTTGAAGGCTGAGCGAGAACTGGATATTTTGCTGGAGAGTGTTTTCGACGAGGAGACTACACGGGCGGCGTTGTTGAGAATGATTAAAGGGGGTGAGGAGTATTAG
- the Bcfmp25 gene encoding Bcfmp25, translated as MMLSSKVIPKCGTIVQRANRHTNHSIAFQRRCIGGSSDSRVVVARRASNSRKAALLLSLTICVGGLYATGYPRALHAEEIPTPAELQFEKKRKNTSTKEENRDQISSQHLQVKRSWENPGVYAWGSNTGRVVAPDSEESNVKTPRRIPYFDGKLIRDIKLDRNFAAAITENGDLLQWGTGYSPDCKEPTATLKGKDLVKLSISKDRIIALSSKGTVYSISASQADQALEPKQQESSWIPFWSSKSSIGYRTLNPDKLVWGEKVSDISSGLEHCLLLTSKGRVFSAASGSEDYPTKGQLGVPGLTWTSRPPGRYDQPHWLSTLQGFDIAKIATGDYHSLAVDTQGRVFSFGDNSVGQLGFEYNSEASTIDAPSLVPIDRLYKGTNLLPRVTGVFAGGVNTFFTVDATRVAGQSEEEPPADLGRITADTWACGQGIYGTLGNGRWTHVQGLPSKMKALSGLFEYDEVAHTVVPIRLSRLSIGSTHASAVMNNVTHLNATSKSSSNDTNWGADVLWWGGNEFYQLGTGKRNNVSQPIYIQPLDLAADREKGRREEHRFQITPRKTVKIGGRNVSVEQRIECGRGCTAVYSGA; from the coding sequence ATGATGTTGTCAAGTAAAGTTATACCAAAATGCGGTACGATTGTGCAACGAGCAAATCGACACACCAATCACTCAATTGCATTCCAGAGGAGATGTATTGGAGGTTCAAGTGATTCCAGAGTTGTCGTTGCCCGTAGAGCTTCAAACTCACGGAAAGCTGCACTATTATTATCACTGACAATATGCGTCGGAGGTCTATATGCAACCGGCTATCCACGAGCTTTACATGCAGAAGAGATCCCTACACCCGCCGAGCTACAAttcgagaagaagaggaagaatacTAGcacaaaagaagagaatcgaGATCAAATAAGCTCACAGCATTTGCAGGTGAAGAGGAGCTGGGAGAACCCAGGAGTATATGCATGGGGATCGAATACGGGTCGCGTTGTTGCACCCGACTCCGAGGAAAGCAATGTCAAAACTCCAAGACGAATACCGTATTTCGATGGGAAGCTCATTCGAGATATTAAGTTAGATCGTAATTTTGCTGCAGCAATTACCGAGAACGGTGATTTGCTACAATGGGGTACAGGGTACTCGCCGGATTGTAAAGAGCCTACAGCAACATTGAAGGGAAAGGATCTTGTCAAGTTGTCTATATCGAAAGACCGAATTATAGCACTTTCGTCAAAAGGCACGGTATACTCGATTTCAGCATCACAAGCAGATCAGGCGTTAGAGCCGAAGCAACAAGAGAGCTCATGGATTCCCTTCTGGAGCAGTAAATCTTCAATTGGGTACCGAACCTTGAACCCGGATAAATTGGTCTGGGGAGAAAAGGTGTCGGATATTAGCAGCGGCCTTGAGCATTGCCTTCTCCTCACATCCAAAGGACGTGTTTTCTCCGCAGCATCCGGTTCTGAAGATTATCCTACGAAAGGACAACTTGGTGTCCCTGGTCTAACATGGACGTCACGGCCTCCTGGAAGATACGACCAACCACACTGGTTAAGCACACTTCAAGGATTCGACATTGCAAAGATTGCTACCGGCGACTATCACTCTCTCGCAGTTGATACGCAAGGGCGAGTTTTCAGCTTTGGTGATAATTCCGTTGGCCAATTAGGCTTTGAATACAACTCTGAAGCTTCTACCATCGATGCCCCCTCGCTAGTCCCCATTGACAGACTTTACAAAGGCACAAATCTACTTCCTCGCGTGACCGGCGTCTTCGCAGGAGGTGTCAATACATTCTTTACAGTCGACGCTACCCGAGTGGCCGGACAGTCAGAAGAAGAGCCTCCCGCAGATCTAGGCCGTATCACAGCCGATACCTGGGCATGCGGACAAGGAATCTACGGCACCCTCGGAAATGGCCGCTGGACACATGTCCAAGGACTTCCCTCAAAAATGAAAGCTCTCTCTGGCCTTTTCGAATACGACGAAGTTGCCCACACAGTAGTCCCCATCCGACTCTCCCGCCTCTCCATTGGCAGCACTCATGCCTCCGCCGTAATGAACAACGTAACCCATCTGAACGCTACCTCTAAATCTAGCTCAAATGATACGAATTGGGGTGCCGATGTATTATGGTGGGGCGGAAATGAATTCTACCAACTAGGCACTGGAAAGAGGAATAATGTTAGCCAGCCAATTTATATCCAGCCGTTGGATTTGGCGGCCGatagagagaaaggaaggagagaggagcATCGCTTCCAGATTACGCCAAGGAAGACGGTGAAAATTGGAGGAAGGAACGTCAGTGTAGAACAGAGAATTGAGTGTGGGAGAGGCTGTACCGCGGTTTATTCCGGGGCTTAA